From one Anaerolineae bacterium genomic stretch:
- a CDS encoding acetate--CoA ligase family protein: MQGLDAIFSPESVAVIGASTKSGKVGHDIFANILSGNYQGTLYPVNPNAKSVLNIMAYPSILEVPGDVDLAIIILQPKLALRAVEESVIKGVKGIVIVSAGFREVGAEGLEIENRIAAVCKKAGVRLVGPNCLGVINPLPSVSLNASFSARMPASGNISFISQSGALCTAVLDFAADRDFGFSKFISIGNKADVDELDLLRYLHEDMDTRVILMYLEELRRGPEFIEIVKEITSGNRPTPILAIKSGRTSAGARAAASHTGALSGAEAVYDAIFQQTGMIRVDSINELFDFAIAFAYKSESALGKLTRKIPHGNRVAIVTNAGGPGIIATDITMSSGLALAKFHQETIDALASHLPFTANLHNPVDIIGDAAPDRYENALSVVINDDGVDGALVILTPQSMTNVLGTAEAIIRIARRTHKPILCCFMGVVDVSAGVRYLQEYGYPVYKFPENAAKAFGALYRYFKWLNRQHFAQYELKHDKERAADIIKNCLESGETRLGELDGIELLKCYGFNVLPTQLAETGEEAAEIAETITFPVVMKIVSPQILHKTDAGGVMLGLESRDEVKKAFNKIVEKAKQHDPNAEIKGVLIQKMAMRGEEVILGMNRQPVFGPLLMFGLGGIFVELFHDVVFRIAPIGRNESRRMIRGIRGYKLLQGFRGRPEVDIEILEKSMVSLSDMSINHPEIDELDINPLLAHEKGKGATVADCRIILKKPDDPEE; encoded by the coding sequence ATGCAAGGTCTTGATGCGATTTTTTCCCCGGAATCGGTGGCCGTTATAGGGGCGTCCACCAAGTCCGGAAAGGTTGGACACGATATTTTTGCCAATATCTTGAGCGGAAATTATCAGGGGACACTTTATCCTGTTAATCCTAATGCCAAGTCGGTTTTAAATATAATGGCATATCCATCTATCCTGGAAGTGCCCGGGGATGTGGATCTTGCGATAATAATTCTTCAGCCCAAATTAGCCTTAAGGGCTGTTGAAGAGAGTGTGATAAAGGGGGTAAAGGGAATTGTTATCGTATCTGCCGGCTTTCGGGAAGTGGGTGCTGAAGGCCTGGAGATAGAAAACAGGATAGCTGCTGTTTGCAAAAAGGCAGGGGTGCGCCTTGTGGGTCCAAACTGTCTTGGCGTGATCAACCCGCTTCCTTCGGTAAGTCTGAACGCGAGCTTTTCGGCGCGTATGCCTGCAAGCGGCAATATTTCCTTTATTTCCCAGAGTGGTGCATTATGCACGGCTGTTCTGGATTTTGCCGCTGACAGGGATTTTGGCTTTTCAAAGTTCATTTCCATAGGCAACAAGGCAGACGTGGATGAGCTTGATCTCCTGCGTTACCTGCATGAAGACATGGATACAAGGGTTATTTTGATGTATCTGGAAGAGCTTCGAAGAGGTCCGGAATTTATAGAGATCGTGAAAGAGATTACCTCCGGAAACAGGCCGACCCCTATACTCGCCATAAAGTCGGGAAGGACAAGCGCTGGAGCCCGGGCAGCAGCGTCCCATACAGGGGCTCTGTCCGGAGCTGAGGCGGTGTATGATGCGATTTTCCAGCAGACCGGGATGATTCGTGTTGATTCAATTAATGAACTTTTTGATTTTGCAATCGCTTTTGCCTATAAAAGTGAAAGCGCTTTGGGAAAACTCACAAGGAAGATTCCTCACGGCAACAGGGTCGCAATTGTCACAAATGCGGGAGGGCCGGGGATTATAGCTACCGATATTACTATGTCGTCCGGGCTCGCGCTTGCCAAATTTCACCAGGAAACGATTGATGCTCTTGCAAGCCATCTCCCATTTACAGCAAACCTTCATAATCCTGTGGATATCATCGGAGATGCCGCGCCGGATCGTTATGAAAACGCCTTAAGCGTTGTAATAAATGATGATGGAGTAGACGGCGCCCTTGTAATTCTCACACCTCAGTCCATGACGAACGTTCTTGGAACAGCGGAAGCCATTATAAGAATTGCCAGGCGTACTCACAAGCCTATCCTATGCTGTTTTATGGGGGTTGTTGATGTTTCCGCCGGAGTAAGATATCTTCAGGAATATGGTTATCCGGTTTATAAGTTTCCTGAAAATGCGGCAAAAGCTTTTGGAGCGCTTTATAGATATTTTAAGTGGTTGAACCGGCAGCATTTTGCGCAATATGAATTAAAGCACGATAAAGAGCGTGCCGCCGATATTATTAAAAATTGTCTTGAATCAGGGGAAACCCGTCTGGGCGAACTGGATGGAATCGAACTGCTTAAATGCTATGGTTTTAATGTATTGCCGACACAGCTTGCGGAAACCGGGGAAGAAGCGGCAGAGATCGCCGAAACCATCACCTTTCCTGTGGTAATGAAAATTGTCTCCCCGCAAATTCTGCACAAAACCGATGCCGGCGGAGTCATGTTGGGGCTTGAGAGCCGGGATGAGGTAAAAAAGGCTTTTAATAAGATTGTTGAAAAAGCTAAACAGCATGATCCCAACGCGGAAATAAAGGGGGTGCTGATTCAAAAAATGGCCATGCGTGGGGAAGAGGTGATACTTGGCATGAACAGGCAACCGGTTTTCGGGCCATTGCTCATGTTTGGTCTCGGCGGAATATTTGTTGAACTTTTTCATGATGTTGTATTCCGCATAGCGCCTATCGGCAGAAACGAATCCCGCAGAATGATCCGCGGTATTAGAGGATATAAATTATTACAGGGCTTCAGGGGAAGGCCGGAGGTTGATATAGAAATTCTTGAAAAATCAATGGTAAGCCTTTCAGACATGTCAATTAACCACCCGGAAATCGATGAGCTGGATATAAATCCGCTTCTGGCCCATGAAAAGGGAAAGGGGGCTACCGTGGCTGACTGCAGAATTATTTTAAAAAAACCGGATGATCCGGAAGAATAG
- the rsmI gene encoding 16S rRNA (cytidine(1402)-2'-O)-methyltransferase, which produces MPLNLPTNNPEQPRKKGDLYVIATPIGNMEDITLRALNVLGRVDFIAAEDTRHTLRLLSHHNIKRRLISYHEHNERERTKNLLDKLNSGLSVALVSDAGTPTVSDPGYQLIKAAIEKDIRVIPIPGVSAAVAAISVAGMPTDSFVFIGFPAKKKGKRLEQLRKLVFEQKTIIFYESPRRMQALLEEIILNIGDRKGVLCREMTKLYEEFVRGNLSDILRSLKSRPSIKGECTLLVAGEEENKDISVEKVGEEIKKRLASAKGGLSDIAKEIAKKYNLPKNMVYDEALKIKMEVKGQPLSHKGTKERCD; this is translated from the coding sequence ATGCCTTTGAACTTGCCTACAAATAATCCTGAACAGCCCCGCAAAAAAGGGGATCTTTATGTTATTGCCACCCCTATCGGCAACATGGAGGATATCACTTTAAGAGCCCTCAATGTCCTGGGAAGAGTTGATTTTATCGCCGCAGAGGATACAAGGCATACATTAAGACTTCTATCTCATCATAATATTAAACGCCGTCTTATTTCTTATCATGAACATAATGAAAGGGAACGCACGAAGAACCTGCTTGATAAACTTAACTCCGGGTTATCGGTCGCGCTTGTGTCGGATGCCGGGACGCCGACTGTGTCTGATCCCGGCTATCAATTAATAAAGGCGGCTATAGAAAAGGATATAAGAGTTATTCCCATACCCGGTGTGTCTGCAGCCGTTGCCGCCATCAGTGTTGCTGGAATGCCGACCGATTCCTTTGTTTTTATCGGCTTTCCGGCTAAAAAAAAGGGAAAGCGGCTTGAGCAGTTGAGGAAACTGGTTTTTGAGCAAAAAACAATAATATTTTATGAATCTCCAAGGCGCATGCAGGCACTTTTAGAGGAAATAATATTGAATATAGGCGACAGAAAAGGTGTATTATGCCGTGAGATGACCAAGCTTTATGAGGAGTTTGTCAGGGGTAATTTATCCGACATTCTCAGATCGTTGAAAAGTCGTCCGTCAATAAAGGGAGAATGCACACTTCTTGTGGCCGGAGAAGAGGAAAATAAAGATATTTCCGTGGAAAAGGTAGGAGAGGAAATAAAAAAGAGGCTGGCATCGGCAAAAGGCGGCCTGTCCGATATAGCAAAAGAGATAGCAAAGAAATATAATCTTCCTAAAAACATGGTGTATGATGAGGCTTTGAAAATTAAAATGGAGGTAAAAGGCCAGCCACTAAGCCACAAAGGCACAAAAGAGAGATGTGATTGA
- a CDS encoding YraN family protein, translating to MTTRDQKFGEKGESVAVDCLKKQGYRIIELNYRTKLGEIDIIAKQGETLVFIEVKARKSSRFGRPELAVTPKKQRKISMVALYYLKSTKQSNTKARFDVVAINSTNSTEATKAIKAKERPNIKIIKNAFELAYK from the coding sequence ATGACAACGAGAGATCAGAAATTCGGCGAAAAAGGTGAATCTGTTGCCGTTGATTGCCTTAAAAAGCAGGGATACAGGATAATTGAGCTAAATTACCGCACTAAACTCGGCGAAATCGACATAATAGCAAAACAGGGGGAAACCCTTGTCTTTATAGAGGTAAAAGCCAGAAAATCCAGCCGGTTCGGTCGTCCTGAATTGGCGGTAACCCCCAAAAAACAGAGAAAAATTTCAATGGTAGCTTTATATTATCTCAAATCCACAAAACAAAGCAATACAAAGGCCAGGTTTGACGTGGTGGCTATTAATTCAACAAATTCAACAGAAGCAACAAAAGCAATAAAAGCAAAAGAGAGGCCAAACATTAAGATAATCAAAAATGCCTTTGAACTTGCCTACAAATAA